CTTTTCCAGTTTGCTCTGACTGGCATAAATTGTGGGTTTTTAGGTGTCTAGCTCACTGTTTTTCCGGCCGAGGTGGCTTGCCAAGATAAATGAATACACATTAAAAGGCTGTGGTGTACTATACATAGATGCACCACGTCCATTGCACTCGCTGGCTTCCCCTATGCTTAGACTTGATTCCGATGTCTGACAGAAACTGGAAAGTGTTTTGAATACAACCACGTATTGGCCGGAATGGCTTCAGGCTCGAAATCAAGATCTTTCAGCTCGATGACTGGTTATTAAACCGTAAGTAAGGActacttaaaaaatattgggtaaatgatttaaaattaaatgcatttaagccATTGAGATATTAATCAATACAAATAACTTACAAATCCCAAACTGTATTGATCTTGACATTTAGTTAAAAAGGCACTTTTACTATGCGTTGTAGGACGCTAATAAAAGCGTCTAGCTGTTTTGCAAACCAGGTCCATTCGCCCATTCATAAGGCGATAACCGAACTGGGATTAGGGCCAGCTGAGCTCTCTACCATCGCCAGCACGAAACCCAACATCCACGCCAACGCGTTATGTTTGGGCCTGGTCAACGTAATGACAGCTTCGCGTGTTTCGGGCCGCGAGTGGATGGCTGCCTTATTGGTGGCTTGGCGGCATTCTGGCTATATCGCTCCACGACTACAAAATGTTCATTCACAAAGTGCCGGCAAGACGCCAACGCATTCGAGGCAAAAACCGCTTATCAAGCTGTCGCTGGCGGTCTGTtgtcacacacaaaaaatggttttgcaacaaataaaacataataatttgCATGTGGGCTGCGACTTGGAAACGTGGTTCAATCATTCAAAAAATCAGCTTATAAGCTTtgggacatttttttttggttgttgttgttctatTGGAATTTATTCTATTCCTATTCTAATACCCAagatttttatgattttcctCTATCCCAAGCATGATAttcattgcatttatttaaatctatAAAATGACGATATCACGGAAAAAGTAATACAAATGGTATTATTAATAAAGGTATTCCAGATATTCTAAGAACTAGATGACATTTTGTTTACCTACATATAATTATAGGGAGTGTAACGAGTACTTTCCAACATAATAAGCTCAAACCTATTTTTGGTCAAAccaaatttattatttattttacattgcATGTGGAGTTGAACTCAGTATATGTTtggcaaaattaaataaaagttggcAAAAATAGCGAAAATCGATTTCCGTTGAGCTATTGTTCGTGTTGTGCTTCGCcgtgttgtttttatttgtgcatTTCCTGGCTTTTCCGTTGGCATTGTCTCGTTCGTTTACCTTTTTGCACTGCTATTCATGCAATTACCGTGGCCCAGAGCCGGCTTCTTTTGGgtattttgcattaaaatcgattttgcaattgacattttgatgattatacctgttactcgttgagtaaaagggtatactagattcgttgaaaagtatgttacaggcaaaagaaaatctttccgaccatataaagtatatatattctttattataTCCGTCTGTGCGATTGATCTCAAAAGCTGAAATGCTTAGATTatgcatgcagactccagaggcatagacgcaacgcaagtttgttttcccattttgccacgcccagtctaacgctcacaaaccgcccaaaactgccacgcccacacttttgaaaaatgtttagatattttttcagaaatgtattagtattgtatatttctttcgcccacaaaccgccaacaactgccagtgtgaaaatttctccttcgcacttccactatctgagtaacgggtatcagatagtcggggaacttgacaatagtattttcttttgtttttacgtTGTGTTTGGCACTAATTTCTGCCCAGTTGCGCAAAAACTGAAAGTTAAATGCAACTGTTGTTGACATTTGGGCTGTATGAATAATCTATGCTTCCTTGGCTCCTGTGATTTGCTCACCAAATGGGAACATTATATGTCTTCATCAAGACGCCTCCTGATGCTTTCGATCTTTGTCTGCCTGACTCatcttgcttttgctttcaaTGTCATTTATTGTGTAATTGAAGCTTTACTATGGGCAAAACCtagccaaaacaaaacgaaaactcgttttcgcttttattgACCATTTGCGCGTCCTCACTCGCTATTTTTTCTCTTCAAGAAAGAAGCACACATAAAGTCTTCGGCTGCCTTTTACGGCTGCTTCTTAACAATCTGCTGCCGTTCGGCCATCGTGACACTGATACTTGGCCAGAAACCAGCAGCATCGCTTTGTGGTCTTGACCAAATAAGTTTGTTGAACAGGATTGTGTGACAAAAACCCATGTTGGAGCcattttagctttttggtTCACTCTCTGGACAATGGTTATACGGGCAAGAATTTGTGGGATTATTGACTaaagtttccatttccaatgtATGGTGACTTTCTTCTGCACTTCAGGAATCTTATTAATTAgcaaattttttaattcagatgaatattaattaaagttaatCCCGAGGGGATTGGTCGGTTCTGTTTTCAATCGAGACATATGGATCTCACCCACTTTCATTACATTAAATGTGTCTCTTACTTTGCTTATTCGTTCATGTCATGTTTGGTATGTTTGCTCGTTGAATTTGCACAATAATTTTCTGCTTTATTCGCATTTAACGAAATGCGCAGACAACAAAAGTTAAACTCAATTAGATTTAATCCAGCGAAAAAACGATGACGATATGAACTTTGAACTTCTGGGCTAATGGAATAAAGAACGATTCCCATTTTAATGTGAAAACACGCGGATAATTGTATatcgaatataaataattacattatTAGTTCAGTTACTAGGTTGGAAGGTGTCTTCTTTTTAGTCCTGCAACTTTCAATTTCTGTCATCCAAGTCTAATTTTCTCACAGATAAgaggtttttttttactttaaaggGATGCCCCTCGAGTTTCGCTTGAATTTGGATCAAATATGGCGGTAAAACCTTTGACTTGGTTCCAAGTACTAACTTAAGGggtcaaaatattttatacaattgTTTCACTAATTTATTATCTTTTCCTGTTGCAGAATACGTCGCCCCTGTGGGAGGACTTTGTGGCTAAGGCCGGAAAACTACACACTTGCTTAAGGTAAGTTAACTTTGGGTGTAAATCGGTTGCTTCATTCTGGAGAACGATATTTCATCAGCAGCCAGCTAACGAGCAACAGTTACAAAACTCTAGAACGAGAACTGCGTGTTAATAAACTCAATGTTCGTTTTCCTGAATTCGTCTTTACGCTTTTCACTTCCTCGCACTGCGGCGTATATAATGTGAGGcgtatataatttttttgtgctctttctgctgttgctgaatTTGTTGGTCGTTGGGTAGAGACCACCGGCACAGACTTCgggcatttgtttgttttattttctctgtgGTTTTAATGCTTAGACTTGGCCCAAATATTCTCGCGGACGAGGGTCCCCGCGGCAATGTCTGGCCAAAGTATATAGCCGCCGAATAGCGGTTGCATTAATCACTACCCCAAGTCCTATTGACCGAGTTCAAATCACGGGACTTGCCAAAACGCGCTTCGAGTGTTTGCCCACTGCGCTTGACACACATCTTGACCGATTTCCCGCAAGGTGAACCCGCCCGGATCAACACGCCCAGATGGGTACCACTTTTGTATACCCTAGATGTGGGTATTAAGCATTATTTACCATGGTTCCAATCATAAAAGAATTACGATTAAGTATATTTCACGCGATAGGGTATTCAAGGCTTCAGATACCACAGGTACTGTGTATgtttagtgtttttttttcctagcTGGCTCCTAATTGAAATATCGCCCACGGGCAAGTGGAGAAGATGTTTATTACATCTAGCTGGCTGGGCCCACAATAATAATGATGTTGCATTTGCTCTCCTCTGTTCACAGGGCCGCCATCCAGGCAATCGCCGCCTATTTGGATGCCTTCCAAAAGATAGCCGATGCGGCGACCAACTCAAGAGGTAAGTTCAAACCGTGGATTCGTCTGCGTGAAAATACAATACGGTGGAATCCCCTTCACCGCCGGCTCGGGTACTGTATCTCTTTCCGCTGCTCATTATTCATGGGTCTATTCGCAGTCAGCGGCGGTCATCGATCTGATTTGTATACACATTCATGCTTTCGATGTTTACGTTGTCGATTCTCCCTTTCTGCGTTCGAATGGCGATGTTGCTATTCTCTCTGACCTCACGCATTTCGTTGGTTttgctatttatatttatttatcgaGTGCCCGATTATGCAATGTCCGACGTCCGATTCTCGCAGCCCACCTCAGTCCGGACGGGAAATGCGATGCCAGATGGGAGAGCTGTGGTCGTTATTAGACTAGCAGCTTGAATATAGTACAACATGTGGCTGTTCCAttgacatttttcattttttatactCCTTTTTATACTCTCTTAACGCCCTTTCATGGATTTGGTGTGTGGCTGGTGCTAAGTGCACATGCTCGTGCCAACCCCTTTGGCAAGAGAAGCCTGCTCGCTTGGTCGTTTGCACTTACTAAATGGTTTCATTAGCTTTAGTGGTTACTTGGCTCAGTGCGGTCAAGCATCGACACATGTGTCCGTTCTCCCTTAGAGGCGTTCCAAATGCAACTCGAGTCTAAGTTTAAGATTCTTGATTCGCACTTGGCACACGGTCAACATGAGGGGTCCTCAAGGTGGTGGGTTTTCTGGGTACCCagctcatttggaatttgagGCAAGTGGTTCTGAGAGCCGGCCTTTCAAAGGAGACTCAAAAAGCTACTGCCTATTTGGCATATAAGTACACATCAAACGAGGATGGAAAAAGTTATTATATGATTCGGAGGCAGTCCGAGATAATCGGGCCGCCTGTCACTTGCTGGTGATATGCAGAcacagaagcaggagcagtagCAGTAACTGGTGGCCTGACCAGTTGTCCCGGATCCGACTTTGAATCGAACTGTGGCATGGCATAATGGGCACACACGGGACTTGGGACTTGGGACTCGGGAGCTAAGTCTGGAGAAATGGAGTCCCGATTCGTGTCGCATGCAATGTTGTCTGCTGCGCCTCCAAATTGAAACGACAGCCCATGGCGTGCGATTGTTGCTGCATGCTCTAAACATTTCCGCTGCCAGCTTAATTATTCGTGCTCCGTGGATGAATGGTTGTTCCCCTCCagtaatttaatttggcaacTGTTTAATATTGCATGCTTACATGCTTAATTTGGGTTACGAAACATACCAAGCAAGGTTCTAGGCAATTGATGGCGAAACAAGTGGAAAGTGAAACCTATTGTCTTATATAAGCTAAGTTCAATACATACATGTTAACTTCTTGAATAAAATATTGGATTTTAACATTTCGGGAAAGTTGGTATTGAAtgataaaatcaaattcaatgtCCTGTTTAAACTTGCTTCGCCACATGACAAAATGATCACTTGTATTCCCTTGATTGCAGGCGCCTCAAAGGAGATCGGCACCGCCCTGACCCGTGTTTGCCTCCGACACAAGGCGGTGGAGACACGTCTGAAGACCTTCACCAGCGCCATTATGGATTGCCTGGTGCAGCCGCTGCAGGAGAGGATCGAGGACTGGAAGCGCACGGTGGCCACCATCGACAAAGACCATGCCAAAGAGTACAAGCGCTGTCGCAGTGAACTGAAGAAGCGCTCCAGCGACACCCTGCGCCTGCAGAAGAAGGCGCGCAAGGGTCAGACGGACGGTTTGCAGTCCCTGATGGACTCGCACATGCAAGATGTCACCCTGCGCCGTGCAGAACTGGAGGAAGTCGAGAAGAAATCCTTGAGGTCGGCCATGGTGGAGGAGCGTCTTCGCTACTGCAGCTTTGTCCACATGCTTCAGCCAGTGGTGCACGAGGAGTGCGAGGTCATGTCAGAGTTGGGTCACCTACAGGTGCGTAGAGCGGTGCTTACATTGTGTGCTCAGTGACTAATAAAGTTTTTTTACAGGAAGCCATGCAGTCAATTGCGCTAGTAACCAAGGAACCCAGTGTCCTGCCCCAGGCCTCCGAGGAGCTAATTCACGACGCTAAGGCCAGCATTAATCTGTACCCGGAGTCTCCAGGTGGCGGTTCCGGCTCGCAGGGCGGCGGCTGCTCCAACTCGCTGGGTTCCCGAAAGAGCTCCGTCTGTTCCATCAGCAGTATGAACAGCAGCGGCTCGAGCAATTCTCCCGGTCACCATCACTATCCGCGCTCCTTGTCGCAGGTGCGTCATGTCACAGGGTTTCGTAGATGCCCATCATCAAACCCACATTTGGCATTGTGGCGTCCGctcatttcttgtttttcatcAATGGTCTTTTGTGttccgttttcgtttttttagTTTGTAACGCCCGCAATTCGCTTGAAACCTGGTGAATCCAGTGATAGTGGCTTTTGCTCATCGCCAGCTCTAACAACACaggttttcatttctttttcttccgTTCAATTTTACCCAATTACAAAGACTTCTCCAAGTTATCTTTAACTGCTTTGATTTTACTGACGGCTTTGCTGATTCTCCACAGACCTCGAATGCAACGAATCAAACGGCAAATGTCTCAACCTGGCCCCCACATTCCCAGGATGGCGTAGACACACTGCCACCGACCGCTGACCGTCCGCACACCATTTCGACGGCATACGAAAAGGGTCACCAGCGTCCTCCACTGACCGTCTACACGTTCCAAAACCCGGAGACCATTCACGAGTCGGGCAGCTGCTTGAACAACGGAACCGCAGCCCCGAATGGACAGCCCCTGTCCGGACAAACCACTCCGGCCACTCAGAAATCACCGGCTGCCTCACTTAGTCGGCCTCCCTTGCCAGTTGTAAGTAGGGAGTAGTCATTAAATCAAACAACAATTTATAAagggtttttgtttattttgtattgttCTGGTCCTTAATCGAGTATTAGGTATTAATTACTTAATAAGAAAAATTTACTTTCCTTTGGTCATGAAAAAGAAAGAGCGGACTTTGTCTAGACTGCTAAAATAAATCGTTTAAACTAAGTTAAAGATAATATTGCATTAACAAAATCGAATACCAGATGCGAAGATTTCAAAACTACAGTATTTATAGATATGATACTTATGTATGTTATGTATGTTGATTGCGCTATGTAGAATCATCTGAATTTGTCTTTAAGTACTAAGTGTATGCAATGTTATGGAAGGAGACAATAGTCGAATAGTCGGGAAACCGTCTATTAACTTTTTACATTCTATTAAGTTGTCTCTCTCGTTGTGTTGGCCGGGATACTCGCCATAGAAGCCAGCCCATGTGGTGAGTATTCCAGAGTCAGAGCCCCACCAATCGTAGATCCAACAGCGCGCTCATCTGCATGCGCCCCGCTAGACCACTGACAACTAGGACCTTTAAGTCGCCTCATCATTAAACCTAAAACATTTAGATTTTCACCGTGACTAACCGATGGCCTTACACACTTTTCAGCGCTGCTCGTCGCTGGAGCGACCCCTTTCGGCCCAGAGTAACCACCGCCAGGGAAGTGGGAGCAACCTGCTGCAGCGCCAGTGCCCCTCGCCGATTCCGGCTCATATCACGAAAGGTAAATGGTGCGCAATGCCTGGCAATTGCCCAGCTTGTCTCCGTGTATTTGTGTGCACGCTTGCCCTTGGCTAATCCCATCAGTCTTACTAATAACCGTGTCCACCCGCATGTCCTTGCTAACATCATCCGCACACAGAGCTGTCCGCAGCACATCAtgcacagcaacagcagcagcagcaaaatcaGCAGCCTCAGACGCCACCCACCTATGTGAACATGTCTGAGTTGGCCACCATGGCAGCTTTGAAGCAAGCCAACCAACAGCAAAAGACCTCTACGCCGCctctgcagcagcagagctCCATTGACTCGGCCTGCTCCCAGCATTCCAACGACTCCTCCGGCTCGcatcagctcctccagcagcagcagcaacatccatCGCAGCAAAATCACCACTCAGCCACTGCCACACGCTCCCATTCCATATCCTCGACGGCTTCGTCACTTCACTCGCATCCGTCGATCGACTCCACCGTCGCTTGCGGCTCGCTGGTGGGCCAACACAACcacagcaccagcaccaacacGAACACCAACACCACCTCGCCGTCCAGTGGCAGCTCCACGCCACAGAACCATTACTCGCCCCTGCTAACCAACTCCCCCACGTCCACTGCCGCAGGTACTCCCAGTGGCAGCAGCTTAGGTCCTGGGCCCGGTTTGGGATTTGTCTACCAGGTCAGCTCCCCGACGCCTCCCTCCAGCGAGGTGCTGAAGATCACCGAGCAAACCGCAGCAGGACAGGATCAGAGTACAGCCAACAGCGTAGCAGAAGAGATGGATGAGCGATCAAGGGCCTCTGTCCTGCAGAAGGCTTCAATGTTCGAAAAGGCGGCAGCTGCGGCTGCGGTCTCGCCTCCAGCTTCCATTCAGGTTGCATCCAGTGCCCCAGCTTCGGGAGGCGGAACTCGACGATCAgaggcggagcagcaggaaaTGGGTGAGTTGAATCAGCGACCAGCCGGATCGTTGAAAGCGAAGTGTGTCAATTGATCCTAGCACCCAGCCCACCCAGCACCAAAGAGCACTTTGAACATGAGTCTCCCCTGTCTTCACTTTCATGACTAGcccgtttttatttataattgacAAACATatcgtaaatattttttaacccccaaatttcttttttgtttttccctccCCTTTCTCTAcaaatttttggtttgttgtgTAAATGCAACGGCAACAACTGCATCAAAACCAACTTTAAaccattaattattttttggttttgactTCATGTTCACCCTACCCAAAATCTCTTTCGTCTGTAAACTATTATTCACAATGAACCAACTGcaccacaaaaacaacaacaacaaaactgtCTTCAAATCGATaccaacaaatatgaaaatatgaatttaacaGACAAATCTTTCGAAGATTCAATACAAGCactaaataatttaattggcGAACTAGACTCCTTTCAACGCGAGATAGATGAGGGCAAGGTCAAGCCGCCGAGCAACAACAtaagcggcagcaacaacaatatgaccaccagcagcaacagcagcagcgacaacaacaacctcCCCGCCACTAGCAACATCGAGCCCTGCGCCATCAGCAATCAGACAAACTCGAGCGGCTGTGGAACAGACATATCTGACACCACGTCCGACGAACTGGCCGGCGACGATATGGACGTCAGGCAGCGGGATCGAGATCAGGATCTGCTCGGCGCCAGCGATTCGGAGCTGAGTCGCTGCTATGTGAGCGAGACGAGTTCGCTGACCGGTGGTCTGACGGCCGGCGGCTACGAGAATCCCACATTCGCGCACTTTGCGGCCAATGCGAATAGAGATGACGCTGTTTCCCTGGCCTCCGACAGCGTTTGTCTCGGCCAGCCACGCCATGCCTACGTGGATACTTGTAGCGACAGCGGCAGTGCCGTGGTGGTGATCTACGACCACCAGATTCCCAACACGCCCGACATTGAGTTCGTGAAGCAGAACTCCGAAATTGTAGTGCTGCGGACCAAGGATCCGCAGCCCCACGCGCTTCAGCTGCACGAGATGCGcgagctgcagcagttgccCGCGAATTTAGCCGCTTCACCGGACTCCTCGCCGGACTCGGCCGCTGGCCAGGCGCCACCAACAGCAACTGTGGCGCCCGCCAAGCAGCGACTCTCCTCGTTTCGCGCCACCAGTGAACAGCAGTTGCAACTCCTCGGACGCGGCAGTCCGCAAAGAGGTAAAACACCCAGTGAGCAGGTGGTACAGAGCAGACCACAGGACCAGCATTATCCACAGACACATCAGCAGGATATTGATGGCAGTAGTCCACCAGTAGAAATTGCAAGGCGCCAGCTGCCCCCCAAGCCCACCAGCTTGAGCGTTTTTAACGGCCCCGTCCCCACTGCGGGCGATAGGCCTGTTGTGCCTCGAAAGTCGGATTTTAAGGCCGATCTAGATGCTAAAATACGCAGGCAAAAGCAGAAAGTTaaacagcagttgcagcagcaacagcagcaagaaacgcagcagcagcagcaagcaccACAAGAACAGCAACACTCACCACAGTCGCCCCAAACCAGAAACTGTAATGTCACTAATCAACAAGCCGCCAGTATTACTGAATTTGCATCTGCAACCGCACCAGCATCCACAGACCCGTACCCGCATCAAAATCATAGAATGCCAAACCAAAATCAGACAGCCACATCCAATCACAAGCAGTGCAAGACGACCACAATGGCATTGTCACCGTCATCACCTCGCGGCCATCTGCCATTATCACCGTCATCGCTATCGTCATTACCATTACCAGCCACCAATTCATCACCATCAAATGGTCGGTCATCGATGTTGTCCGCCAGTGACCGACCACCCGATCATCCATATGTGTGCTCGAATGCTCCAGCCAATCCCCACCATGCCAATAGCATTACAAATGCCAATGTCAATGCCAATGCCCAGCTCAAGCCGTGCATTACGCCCCGGCCGGCTTCGTTGTCGGGTTcgttttgttgatttttgatttttatggttttggtttttgattcCTTTTTTTTGAATACGTTCTTACTTAGTTGTACTTTGCAAATATCCTTATTATTTGTGCTTGCCAAAGTAACTTCACGTGGTTATtggttttttcgttttgctaTAAGTTCGATGTGGTAACCTTTCTCGCGCTAAGCACTAAGCTCATACCATCAAGTCACAATCATTAAGTTCAGATCATCAACAGACAACTCAAAAACAGCATGATACTGCCACTAACTGCTCAATGCTTAATCACTAATCAGATTTGATCAATTGTAACTACAATCTTTTcacaaaattgcattttgcgaAATCGCTTGAATTAGGGGAAATTTCTTTTCTACATGAATTTATATCGGAAGTGCCATCACTGCCATTAACGTTTTTCCACTCGCTTCGGGGTCACCATTATGATTCACAGCAGACCGAGAATTTTCATAACTTTTTCGATCAGCAGATCCTAACTCTGCGTCTATCTCTAACTTCTGGTATTAGATGGTGTCCTGTGTTTTGTGTGCCAAGTGTATAACTGATTACTGTACATAAATGTGAATAACAGCATAAACCAATGACTTGATGCGCAAAATGACCGCCTTACTTACTATGATTTTTACTTTTCCTAGGAGGAGCAGCCAGCGGTGGCTCCACGCGCATCGGACGTCGCTCGTCCATCAATCAGGCCAAGCCACCGCCGCCAGTTAGACGCAGTTCGTCGGTGACCCCCAGTCCCAATGCCTCGGTCGGGGTAAGTTAAAACGATTAATTACACCCTACACCCAACTAAGTTAGTCACTTAATATAAGGTAGTCGCTAAGCCGCTCAACTCTGGGTCACACACTCTTCGGTTTTCATTTTGCTATTACTCTTTAACTTATGATTTAATTACGCaacgcagctgcagcagcaaccacagcacGCGACTCTGTCGCAGCAGAATCACCAACTAAGCAGCTCCAGCGAGCACTTACCGCCACCCCCGCCATTCATGCTGGACTCTATGGCCCAGATTCCCAGCTCAGCGCTGAAAGTATCGGAGACGGTAAGAGCCCTGGCAGCCATGCGGCACCATCCAGCATCACCCGTGTCACTCAGGCgcatgcaacagcaacagcaccagcttcagcagcaacagcagcaacatgtgcagctgcagcaacccCTATTGCAGGTGTGTGCACGCTAGGCCAGTTCCCATCTGTACCAAAATGTTAGAATTCCTACACTCACCTGGCTAATTGACTTTGCAACCTAACTGGgtacaatattttttataattctcAAGTGTCACAGGATCCATATGCCTATCACTAATCGTAAACTGTAGGACTTTTAGTAGCTTTGCTAACGTAAAAATAATAGATTTTTAGCATGCCTTTCCTCTAACCTGAGCTTAGTtccatatattttcttatgtCAGCATCAATAGCATACCTTACGTGTCGAAGAATACAAATGTAGGTATATTTTGAGCTCATTGGGCAACGCTTTAAacttgaaatacattttggaTACTCAAGAATTATTCCCCAATAAAAGacagtatatttatattctttggGCCTATCTAGTGCTCGAGAGACCCACcttcaattgattttcttGCACTActtatcatttcattttatttcaacttACGTTTGCTTTACCACTACCACACACAAACCGAAACCCTTATACCCCACGTAGTCTGCGCACAACTCCCCCTCGAAAGATGACCTGACCGTAATCCACGACTATTTGGATCTGCACGCATATGCTCAGGCCTTGGCCACGGGTCAACAGCCAGGCGGTCAGCAGATGGCCAACCCGCATCGCTTTTttcaccagcagcaacatcagccaccgccgccgcctgtCTATCAAGTCGATGCCGTAAGTGACCAGCGGGTATCTCGCGGGCTAACTAACCTAAACTAACAGCTGTCTTCGTCTGGCCTAAAACGTCTGCCCTCCTTCCAGCTTAGTTGTAATGCTATATTCATAGATAACTCTAGAGCTTAGCTTTGGTCGTGTTTTGGCTAAATTTTAATTAGCGCCCGTCTTCCTCTCTTTTTTCTCATGCCACAACCACACGATCACTGACATACATTCACGACCAGACATTCCGCACCTCATCACCAGCCGCGGGCGGAGGGGGTGGCGGCAGCATATACGCCCAGCCCAAACTGGTCAACAGCATGTCAAGCTTCCGCACCAGCAGCCCCAGTCCCAATGGACATGCTCACCCACTGCCACCGACACAGCCAAAGGCGAATCCGAACCTAATTGCACAGCTCAATGCACGACTCAGcggcaaacagcaacagcagcagcaggtcgAGGGGATCTACGGCAACCAGCAGGCGCCCGGGGGAGAGTCTATCTACATGCGGAGTGGCTTGCCCATGtcgcagccgcaacagcagcaacactatGACGGTAAATCTGAACAAATCcagctgcaccaccagcaacagcataGAATTTACGCTAGTTTCGGCACCTCATCATCACCAATGTCATCGGCCCAtacggccagcagcagcactaaACCGTCCATTCTAACACCGACCACCTCATTCAATGCATTGCCTCACTTTCCCCTGTCTTCATCCACATCATCGTTGCTCTCCAAAGTCAGCTCATTCTCGAACTCTTCATCCGCATCCCCACCAACAATGGCAGCGGCCCCTGGTTCGGCCAATTCGCATTATCAGCCACCGCAGCCGCCGAATGCAGCAGTTGCTAACAGCAAAGACATGGCCACCTACTCAAGTTCGTTTACCAAAAATACAGCAGCTGCGCAATCGCCGAACATGAGACAGGCTCATTCccatcagcaccaccaacagccgcagcagcactACACTTGTCCGCCTCCTCTGGAGGAtcccccaccgccgcccattTACGCCGCCAGTGCATCGGCCACGATGCCCAAGAAGGTTGTCCGTCCGCCCACTGGCCAGAACACGTCTCACTCGAGCGCCTA
This genomic stretch from Drosophila teissieri strain GT53w chromosome 2L, Prin_Dtei_1.1, whole genome shotgun sequence harbors:
- the LOC122611437 gene encoding mucin-4 isoform X33, with translation MDLSLERDSSALGSLFQQIINDMKNTSPLWEDFVAKAGKLHTCLRAAIQAIAAYLDAFQKIADAATNSRGASKEIGTALTRVCLRHKAVETRLKTFTSAIMDCLVQPLQERIEDWKRTVATIDKDHAKEYKRCRSELKKRSSDTLRLQKKARKGQTDGLQSLMDSHMQDVTLRRAELEEVEKKSLRSAMVEERLRYCSFVHMLQPVVHEECEVMSELGHLQEAMQSIALVTKEPSVLPQASEELIHDAKASINLYPESPGGGSGSQGGGCSNSLGSRKSSVCSISSMNSSGSSNSPGHHHYPRSLSQFVTPAIRLKPGESSDSGFCSSPALTTQTSNATNQTANVSTWPPHSQDGVDTLPPTADRPHTISTAYEKGHQRPPLTVYTFQNPETIHESGSCLNNGTAAPNGQPLSGQTTPATQKSPAASLSRPPLPVRCSSLERPLSAQSNHRQGSGSNLLQRQCPSPIPAHITKELSAAHHAQQQQQQQNQQPQTPPTYVNMSELATMAALKQANQQQKTSTPPLQQQSSIDSACSQHSNDSSGSHQLLQQQQQHPSQQNHHSATATRSHSISSTASSLHSHPSIDSTVACGSLVGQHNHSTSTNTNTNTTSPSSGSSTPQNHYSPLLTNSPTSTAAGTPSGSSLGPGPGLGFVYQVSSPTPPSSEVLKITEQTAAGQDQSTANSVAEEMDERSRASVLQKASMFEKAAAAAAVSPPASIQVASSAPASGGGTRRSEAEQQEMDKSFEDSIQALNNLIGELDSFQREIDEGKVKPPSNNISGSNNNMTTSSNSSSDNNNLPATSNIEPCAISNQTNSSGCGTDISDTTSDELAGDDMDVRQRDRDQDLLGASDSELSRCYVSETSSLTGGLTAGGYENPTFAHFAANANRDDAVSLASDSVCLGQPRHAYVDTCSDSGSAVVVIYDHQIPNTPDIEFVKQNSEIVVLRTKDPQPHALQLHEMRELQQLPANLAASPDSSPDSAAGQAPPTATVAPAKQRLSSFRATSEQQLQLLGRGSPQRGKTPSEQVVQSRPQDQHYPQTHQQDIDGSSPPVEIARRQLPPKPTSLSVFNGPVPTAGDRPVVPRKSDFKADLDAKIRRQKQKVKQQLQQQQQQETQQQQQAPQEQQHSPQSPQTRNCNVTNQQAASITEFASATAPASTDPYPHQNHRMPNQNQTATSNHKQCKTTTMALSPSSPRGHLPLSPSSLSSLPLPATNSSPSNGRSSMLSASDRPPDHPYVCSNAPANPHHANSITNANVNANAQLKPCITPRPASLSGGAASGGSTRIGRRSSINQAKPPPPVRRSSSVTPSPNASVGLQQQPQHATLSQQNHQLSSSSEHLPPPPPFMLDSMAQIPSSALKVSETSAHNSPSKDDLTVIHDYLDLHAYAQALATGQQPGGQQMANPHRFFHQQQHQPPPPPVYQVDATFRTSSPAAGGGGGGSIYAQPKLVNSMSSFRTSSPSPNGHAHPLPPTQPKANPNLIAQLNARLSGKQQQQQQVEGIYGNQQAPGGESIYMRSGLPMSQPQQQQHYDAAAQSPNMRQAHSHQHHQQPQQHYTCPPPLEDPPPPPIYAASASATMPKKVVRPPTGQNTSHSSAYAAASTTATLPRNMMQQQQRLQQQQYQQPASIGIGNGNGHLGQRPQLPLPQQKLRAAQQQHLAEQQHQQQQQHQLQHQQHQQRQPAIPSRHSSVQQKIFVSTNPFIQTTAVKFHSPSASPTCGSPVTGSGSLASIYATTSRGGHHHQQQAQQQHYYRDAAGGNSNGGAAHYNHNAHAHSPAHHPTGPSHLSRIADGSNKARSHLKA